Proteins from a single region of Macrotis lagotis isolate mMagLag1 chromosome 2, bilby.v1.9.chrom.fasta, whole genome shotgun sequence:
- the KCNH6 gene encoding voltage-gated inwardly rectifying potassium channel KCNH6: protein MPIRRGHVAPQNTYLDTIIRKFEGQSRKFLIANAQIENCAIIYCNDGFCQLFGYSRVEVMQRPCTCDFLTGPDTPQSAVSQLAQALLGAEECKLEILYYRKDASCFRCLVDVVPIKNEEGAVIMYILNFEDLAQLLAKSSSRSLTQHILSQGFLNSECSPGKQIGQSSASDTDQVKYRTISQIPQFTLNFVEFNLEKHPSCSNTEIEIIAPHKVVERTQNVTEKVTQVLSLGADVLPEYKLQAPRIHRCTILHYSPFKAVWDWLILLLVIYTAVFTPYSAAFLLNDQEESRQWNCGYSCNPLTVVEFIVDIMFVVDIIINFRTTYVNSNDEVVSHPGKIAVHYFKGWFLIDMVAAIPFDLLIFHTGSDETTTLIGLLKTARLLRLVRVARKLDRYSEYGAAVLFLLMCTFALIAHWLACIWYAIGNVERPYLEHKIGWLDNLGDQIGKRYNDSDLGSGPSIKDKYVTALYFTFSSLTSVGFGNVSPNTNPEKIFSICVMLIGSLMYASIFGNVSAIIQRLYSGTARYHTQMLRVKEFIRFHQIPNPLRQRLEEYFQHAWSYTNGIDMNAVLKGFPECLQADICLHLNRSLLQHCQAFQGASKGCLRALAMRFKTTHAPPGDTLVHFGDVLTTLYFISRGSIEILREDIVVAILGKNDIFGEPISLYTRPGKSNADVRALTYCDLHKIQREELLEVLEMYPAFSESFWSKLEITFNLHDVDRISRSPPDQDQEVPYHWARPPQSVLKHCKLGVSPGLDGMKTLRKSPLTHLQGIPGKAPWNEFCHSSLSLGSEPETRAPSPSTSSRPRVLSQSQEDFSASPNLSCPKADSPTRVGSNTQKASARARLPDTQDVLGCWVDHPAAPLQMPPQHIPLVPGPQDGSRDGWPRDLGSRLECLRTQLNRLESQMSSDLSIILKLLHCHLSQAYNPVSPASEPLDLLPPSPPSPLAAAATAGAGAQCPETMKLPTPSGEGSDDGCGLTKLPPFLDQTRLTCRARGNGMPSRAGKLGTKRAQACTGVEEGGSVRNKSSGGAGCTCSTLGDSPSGPAGYWWRLWPWTEVAHSRVSREEVPGNAGASKSKLPRHQGAREG, encoded by the exons CTTCATGCTTCCGCTGCCTAGTGGATGTGGTGCCCATAAAGAATGAAGAAGGAGCTGTCATCATGTACATTCTCAACTTTGAGGACCTGGCGCAGCTTCTGGCCAAGAGCAGTAGCCGAAGTCTGACCCAACATATATTATCCCAGGGCTTCCTAAATTCTG AGTGTTCCCCGGGCAAGCAAATTGGGCAAAGTTCAGCATCTGATACGGACCAGGTCAAATATCGCACCATCAGCCAAATTCCCCAGTTCACACTCAACTTTGTGGAGTTCAACCTGGAGAAGCACCCATCCTGTTCTAACACTGAGATCGAGATCATTGCCCCACATAAAGTGGTAGAACGAACCCAGAATGTTACAGAGAAAGTTACTCAG GTCTTGTCCCTGGGTGCGGATGTGCTTCCTGAATACAAGTTGCAGGCTCCCCGAATTCACCGATGTACCATCCTGCATTACAGTCCTTTCAAGGCTGTATGGGACTGGCTGATTCTACTTTTGGTCATCTATACAGCTGTCTTCACCCCCTATTCAGCTGCCTTCCTACTCAATGATCAAGAGGAGTCCAGACAATGGAATTGTGGCTACTCCTGTAACCCCCTCACTGTGGTGGAGTTCATTGTGGATATTATGTTCGTCGTGGACATTATCATCAACTTCCGAACCACTTATGTCAATTCTAATGATGAAGTGGTCAGCCACCCAGGCAAGATTGCTGTGCACTATTTCAAGGGTTGGTTTCTCATCGACATGGTGGCTGCAATTCCCTTTGACCTTCTCATCTTCCACACTGGTTCTGATGAG ACTACCACACTGATTGGGCTTCTAAAGACAGCAAGGCTGCTACGACTGGTTCGAGTGGCCCGAAAGCTAGACCGCTATTCAGAATATGGTGCAGCAGTGCTCTTTCTCCTCATGTGCACCTTTGCCCTCATTGCCCATTGGCTGGCCTGCATCTGGTATGCTATTGGCAATGTGGAGCGGCCCTACCTGGAACATAAGATTGGATGGCTGGACAACTTGGGAGACCAGATTGGCAAGCGCTACAATGACAGTGACCTCGGTTCAGGTCCCTCCATCAAAGACAAATATGTCACTGCCCTCTACTTCACTTTCAGCAGTCTCACCAGTGTGGGTTTTGGCAACGTATCCCCCAACACCAACCCTGAGAAGATCTTCTCTATCTGCGTCATGCTCATTGGCT CCCTCATGTatgccagtatctttggcaaTGTGTCAGCTATCATCCAGAGGCTCTACTCAGGCACTGCCCGCTATCACACCCAGATGCTTCGGGTCAAGGAGTTCATCCGATTCCACCAGATCCCCAACCCACTACGTCAGCGCCTGGAGGAGTATTTTCAACATGCTTGGTCCTACACAAATGGTATTGATATGAATGCG GTGCTGAAAGGTTTTCCTGAGTGCCTGCAAGCTGACATCTGCTTGCATCTGAACCGTTCTCTACTGCAACACTGTCAGGCTTTCCAAGGTGCCAGCAAGGGCTGCCTTCGAGCCCTGGCCATGAGATTCAAGACCACACATGCACCTCCAGGGGACACACTGGTGCATTTTGGGGACGTGCTGACCACACTCTACTTCATTTCCAGAGGCTCCATTGAGATTCTGCGAGAGGACATTGTTGTGGCCATTCTAG GGAAGAATGACATCTTTGGGGAGCCCATCAGCCTCTATACCCGGCCAGGCAAGTCCAATGCAGATGTGAGGGCATTGACCTACTGTGACCTGCACAAGATCCAACGGGAAGAGCTGCTGGAGGTTCTAGAAATGTACCCTGCCTTCTCTGAGAGCTTTTGGAGCAAACTGGAGATCACCTTCAACCTTCATGAT GTAGACAGAATTTCCCGATCACCACCTGACCAGGACCAGGAGGTCCCCTACCACTGGGCCAGGCCTCCTCAATCTGTTCTAAAACATTGCAAGCTCG GTGTCTCTCCAGGGCTGGATGGCATGAAAACATTGAGAAAGTCACCACTGACCCACCTGCAGGGGATCCCTGGCAAGGCCCCATGGAATGAGTTCTGTCATAGCTCCTTGTCCCTAGGCAGTGAGCCTGAGACCAGAGCTCCAAGCCCTTCTACCTCCTCCAGACCCAGGGTCCTCTCCCAATCCCAGGAAGACTTCTCTGCCAGTCCTAATCTCAGCTGTCCCAAAGCTGATTCCCCAACTCGGGTGGGCAGCAATACACAGAAGGCCTCAG CCAGAGCCAGGCTCCCAGACACCCAAGATGTGCTTGGATGCTGGGTTGACCATCCTGCAGCTCCTCTTCAGATGCCTCCCCAGCATATACCCCTGGTGCCCGGTCCTCAGGATGGAAGTCGGGATGGTTGGCCAAGAGATCTGGGCTCCAGGTTGGAGTGTCTCAGGACCCAGCTGAACAG GCTGGAATCTCAGATGTCTTCAGATCTCAGCATCATTCTAAAGCTTCTGCATTGCCATTTGTCCCAAGCCTACAATCCTGTCTCTCCAGCCTCAGAGCCTTTGGACTTGCTCCCTCCTTCACCTCCTTCTCCTCTTGCTGCAGCTGCTACTGCAGGTGCTGGTGCTCAGTGTCCTGAGACCATGAAGTTGCCCACACCCTCCGGAGAG GGTTCAGACGATGGCTGTGGTCTAACAAAGCTCCCGCCGTTCCTAGATCAGACAAGGCTGACCTGTCGTGCTCGGGGAAATGGGATGCCTTCGAGGGCTGGAAAATTGGGCACAAAGAGGGCACAAGCGTGCACGGGTGTAGAGGAGGGAGGCAGCGTGCGAAACAAAAGTAGCGGAGGTGCGGGGTGCACGTGCTCCACGCTCGGCGACTCCCCGTCGGGACCCGCAGGCTATTGGTGGAGACTGTGGCCGTGGACGGAAGTCGCTCACAGCCGGGTCTCCCGGGAGGAGGTCCCGGGGAACGCCGGCGCCTCGAAATCTAAACTGCCCCGGCACCAGGGAGCTCGCGAAGGCTAG